The Priestia koreensis genomic interval AGCCTCACGGTTTTCAGCAATCATTCCGGCATCTAATTGCTGAAGGTGATAAATGATGCGGGGTTCAAGCTGCTTTTTAATGTCTTCAATAATGAATTCATAATATGAATAGTCAATCTGAAACTGTCGTTCTGTTAAAATAGAATTAATCACCGATTCCCCGTGTTCTTCAAGGTCTGCTAAAATTTGCTCGTGAATTTCTTCGACAAGCTCTGAAGGAATTGAGCGGTTCTCAACTGGATATAAGGTCGGGTTAACGGGCGGTATGTTCAAATCTTGGCCAGCTGGAGATGTAGTATTGGAATTAATAATAAAGTCCTCCATATTATCTGGAGTAAGTGGGTTCAAGCCGATATTTAGCGTTCCATCTAATGTATCAATTTTTAATTGCTCAAATTTATATTCGATTTTATCAATTTTTGTCGCAGGCTTTTCGTCGATTTCTTTAACCTTATCCTGTAACTCTTGTACAGAGGCTTCAAGCTGCTGAATGCGTTCGGTTTGATGCTGAATGTAGTTTGAGACTTGCTGGATGTATTGATAAAGGTGTTGCAAATAGTCCACCTGACCTCACTCCTTTGAAAAGATCATCTTTCAGATCATTCTGGTTTTGGGGGAGTAAGAGTAGTGGACGGGACGCCTGGTGTTGCCTGAAGGGGCTGCAAAGTTGTTGGCGACACAGAAGCTAATGTTGAGCTTTTTCCAGGCTTCGGTGCAGGCTCTGTAAATCCTCCTGTATTAAATAAGTTGGAGTTAGCAGTCAAAGCGCCCACGCTGCCGATTTGTAAAATAGATGAGTTGGACACGGCATTAACCTTCAGAACCTGGATGTAGATACTTTGATTAACGTAAAAGTTCAACGAAAGCACCTCCTATGGCAAAGCATTTTATAAGTTTCCAGTAATGGTTTGATCATTAACATCTTGATCATTTGTATTCGTTGAACTTTGTTGATTCCAGACGCGTAATCCATCTCCGGTATTAAATGATCCAGCACCAGCAAATGTTTTGGCGGAAGAAACTGGCGAGATGCTGTATACGTCACCGATATGGAATACACTACCGCTACCAACGCTGTTCATGTTAATTACTCCTACAATTGCTGGCATAGTCAAACACCCTCTGAATGAATTTTCTAGTGTTATCCTATGAAGGCGAATGACATATGGTGAATGCCTAACGTAATATAACTCTTCTCATACTCCCTATATAACTGAGTCTATGCGTAAGAGTGCTAGTGTATAGGTAAAAGAGAAAACTTTTTTTCGAAATTCTTTGTAAGACCTCTATTTACAATAGAAGAAGCGTCGTTTAAAGGTGTGGAAAATAAATAATCAATATAATGAGGTGAAATGAAAAATTGTCAGTTCGATACAAATCCATTGATAGTATAAGAGGCTTCGCATTGCTTGGCATTTTACTCGTGAATATGCCTGATTTTTACTCGCCTCATCTATATATGAGTCAAGAGCAACCACTCGTTCGTGATGTTGCTTCCTTTTTCATCGACGTTGTAGCACGAGCAAGCTTTTATCCGCTATTCGCGATGTTATTTGGTTTTGGATTCATGATTATGTTTGAAAATGCTCGCAAGCAGGGGCATTCATTTTCTTCGATGTATCGAAGAAGGTTAGTAGGTCTCTTTTTGCTCGGGTGCATTCATGCCTTCCTCATTTGGTACGGAGATATATTAATTAGCTATGCGCTGTGTGGAGCTGTGCTGTGGTTTTTTAAAGATGCCTCCGTAAAAAGACTTTTAACAAGTGGTCTCTCTATTTGGCTTTTTCCGGTTTTTATCGTTGCCTCACTGTTAATAGTGTCTGGTGATATGACAGAAGAGACCGGTCTTTATCAACAAATAATAAAAGAGTCATTTGAGACATATGCAAGTGGTACACTTGGAATGATCATTCATCAGAGACTTCAAGATTGGTTGTATTTAAATAATGTCTATTCGGCCCCTTTTTTATTTGTATCGATTTTTCCTTTCTTTTTATTTGGAGCAGCTGCCGCCAAGGCAAAGGTCGTTCAAAAAGTAGAGAACTACGTGCTCTTTCTAAAAGGAACATTACTTCTTTCTGCCTGTTTCTTTTTGTTAGGTAAGCTGTTGCCATACATAGTGGGGGGAAAACGCAGTTATGCGCTATGTTCATGATAGCGTAGGAGGGCCAGCGGGATCACTGTTCTACGGTAGTTTTCTTTTATTAATACT includes:
- the gerPC gene encoding spore germination protein GerPC, encoding MDYLQHLYQYIQQVSNYIQHQTERIQQLEASVQELQDKVKEIDEKPATKIDKIEYKFEQLKIDTLDGTLNIGLNPLTPDNMEDFIINSNTTSPAGQDLNIPPVNPTLYPVENRSIPSELVEEIHEQILADLEEHGESVINSILTERQFQIDYSYYEFIIEDIKKQLEPRIIYHLQQLDAGMIAENREAVREDVLSKLVEDIKKGINAFLTYLPESLKSEGGPT
- a CDS encoding spore germination protein GerPB, which translates into the protein MNFYVNQSIYIQVLKVNAVSNSSILQIGSVGALTANSNLFNTGGFTEPAPKPGKSSTLASVSPTTLQPLQATPGVPSTTLTPPKPE
- a CDS encoding spore germination protein, producing the protein MPAIVGVINMNSVGSGSVFHIGDVYSISPVSSAKTFAGAGSFNTGDGLRVWNQQSSTNTNDQDVNDQTITGNL
- a CDS encoding DUF418 domain-containing protein; amino-acid sequence: MSVRYKSIDSIRGFALLGILLVNMPDFYSPHLYMSQEQPLVRDVASFFIDVVARASFYPLFAMLFGFGFMIMFENARKQGHSFSSMYRRRLVGLFLLGCIHAFLIWYGDILISYALCGAVLWFFKDASVKRLLTSGLSIWLFPVFIVASLLIVSGDMTEETGLYQQIIKESFETYASGTLGMIIHQRLQDWLYLNNVYSAPFLFVSIFPFFLFGAAAAKAKVVQKVENYVLFLKGTLLLSACFFLLGKLLPYIVGGKRSYALCS